A region of Rahnella aceris DNA encodes the following proteins:
- a CDS encoding biofilm/acid-resistance regulator YmgB/AriR, which produces MQIEAEQTVTEISDYLNVRETPTLSEVEILGTVVSGLLSSHYPVSNKAIIEGLVRHLEQETNISNQQGCRNLLELVLLSTQDDVI; this is translated from the coding sequence ACAGTTACAGAAATCAGTGATTATTTAAATGTGCGGGAAACGCCGACATTAAGCGAAGTGGAGATCCTCGGGACTGTTGTTTCAGGACTTCTCTCCAGCCACTATCCGGTGAGTAATAAGGCCATAATTGAAGGTCTGGTGCGCCATCTGGAACAGGAGACCAACATCAGTAATCAGCAAGGTTGCCGTAACTTACTGGAACTGGTGTTACTTTCCACGCAGGACGATGTGATTTAA
- a CDS encoding SDR family oxidoreductase has product MIAITGATGQLGRLVIAALLKKVPADQIIAAVRNPQKAQDLADLGIDVRQADYSQPATLDSAFKGVEKLLLISSSEVGQREAQHNAVIDAAKRAGVKLLAYTSLLHADESPLGLGVEHRATEKALSESAIPFVLLRNGWYTENYAASIAPALSHNAFIGSVGEGKISSAARQDYAEAAAAVLTQENQAGKIYELAGDEAYTLAEFTAEIARQSGKKVDYINLPEAEFAKALLGAGLPEGLANMLADSDAGAEKGGLFDDSHTLSKLIGRPTTPAKDVIAATLKSL; this is encoded by the coding sequence ATGATCGCAATTACCGGTGCTACCGGCCAGTTAGGCCGCCTCGTTATTGCTGCACTTCTGAAAAAAGTGCCTGCTGATCAGATTATTGCCGCGGTGCGTAATCCGCAAAAAGCTCAGGATCTGGCAGATCTGGGTATTGACGTGCGTCAGGCCGATTACAGCCAGCCCGCCACACTGGATTCTGCGTTTAAAGGCGTCGAAAAACTGCTGCTGATTTCTTCCAGTGAAGTCGGTCAGCGCGAAGCACAACATAACGCGGTCATCGACGCAGCAAAACGTGCAGGCGTGAAACTGCTGGCATACACCAGCCTGCTTCATGCAGACGAAAGTCCGCTGGGACTGGGTGTTGAACACCGTGCGACCGAAAAAGCATTAAGCGAATCCGCCATTCCATTCGTGCTGTTGCGTAACGGCTGGTACACCGAAAACTATGCGGCGAGTATCGCCCCGGCGCTGTCGCATAACGCGTTTATTGGTTCAGTCGGTGAAGGAAAAATCTCTTCCGCTGCGCGCCAGGATTATGCTGAGGCCGCGGCGGCAGTACTGACGCAGGAAAATCAGGCCGGTAAAATCTACGAACTGGCCGGGGATGAAGCCTACACGCTGGCGGAATTCACTGCCGAAATTGCCCGTCAGTCCGGTAAAAAAGTTGATTATATCAACCTGCCGGAGGCGGAATTTGCCAAAGCGCTGCTTGGTGCCGGTTTACCGGAAGGTCTGGCGAATATGCTGGCAGATTCTGATGCAGGTGCAGAGAAAGGGGGCTTGTTTGATGATTCTCATACATTGAGCAAACTGATTGGTCGTCCGACCACGCCGGCTAAAGATGTGATCGCCGCGACACTGAAATCGCTTTAA
- a CDS encoding winged helix-turn-helix transcriptional regulator, protein MKIISSEQPAERLPLSEQIRRGEVLNPNCPSREILRHITSRWGLLILIALSDNTLRFSELRRKVGGVSEKMLAQTLQSLEEDGFIDRRSYPVVPPHVEYSLTPLGIEVKDQVAGLADWLESNLHRVMKQRSLRIVGAE, encoded by the coding sequence ATGAAAATAATTTCCTCTGAGCAACCCGCTGAACGTTTGCCACTGTCAGAACAAATCCGCCGGGGCGAAGTCCTGAATCCCAACTGCCCGTCGCGCGAAATCCTGCGTCACATCACCAGCCGCTGGGGATTACTGATCCTGATCGCGCTCAGCGATAACACATTGCGCTTTAGCGAACTGCGCCGCAAAGTCGGCGGTGTCAGCGAAAAAATGCTGGCGCAGACTTTACAGTCCCTCGAAGAAGACGGTTTCATCGACCGCCGTTCTTATCCGGTGGTGCCGCCGCATGTGGAATATTCTCTGACCCCCCTCGGCATCGAAGTAAAAGATCAGGTTGCCGGACTTGCAGACTGGCTGGAGTCGAATCTGCATCGCGTTATGAAACAGCGTAGCCTGCGTATCGTAGGTGCAGAGTAA
- a CDS encoding antibiotic biosynthesis monooxygenase, translated as MSPSQTHKQHVTLVITHKIAPASEAQYEAWLNKIMPQASTFPGHLGVNVIRPSRSGDAYTILVRFDTLENLNAWHNSDLRKQLVAEVSPLLLQNDSTEVRPGAEFWFTPPSANVRPPARWKQYLLTLGVIYPSTHIVPWFWGQFLPQLKGTEGGHLLNDATVVGLVVFLWMPIVTRVFHSWLTRASAQ; from the coding sequence ATGTCCCCGTCCCAGACCCACAAGCAACATGTCACGCTCGTCATTACCCATAAGATTGCGCCAGCCAGCGAAGCGCAATATGAAGCCTGGCTGAATAAAATTATGCCACAGGCCAGTACCTTCCCGGGGCATCTTGGCGTCAACGTCATCCGCCCGAGCCGCAGCGGCGATGCTTATACCATTCTGGTGCGTTTCGACACGCTGGAAAATCTTAATGCATGGCACAACTCGGATCTGCGTAAACAACTGGTGGCGGAAGTCAGCCCGCTGTTGTTGCAAAACGACAGCACCGAGGTGCGTCCCGGTGCCGAATTCTGGTTCACCCCGCCAAGTGCGAATGTCCGCCCGCCCGCCCGCTGGAAACAGTATCTGCTGACATTGGGGGTAATTTATCCATCGACTCATATTGTGCCCTGGTTTTGGGGGCAGTTTTTGCCACAGCTTAAAGGCACCGAAGGCGGTCATTTACTCAATGACGCCACGGTCGTAGGGCTGGTGGTTTTCCTCTGGATGCCAATCGTTACACGAGTGTTCCATTCATGGCTGACGCGCGCTTCCGCGCAATAA
- a CDS encoding amidohydrolase has protein sequence MNSINNVASLILLNGKFHTVDREKPLANAVAIKDGKFLAVGTENEVMQFADAQTQVVDLHGHTAIPGLNDSHLHLIRGGLNYNLELRWEGVPSLADALRMLKEQALRTPSPQWVRVVGGWTEFQFAERRMPTLDEINQAAPDTPVFILHLYDRALLNRAALKVVGYTKDTPNPPGGEIQRDSNGNPTGMLIAKPNAMILYSTLAKGPKLPLEQQVNSTRQFMRELNRLGLTSAIDAGGGFQNYPEDYQIIDELHQKNQLTVRIAYNLFTQRPQHELEDFELWTDMLKPGQGTDFYRHNGAGEMLVFSAADFEDFLQPRPDLPPGTEVELERVVRHLVEHRWPFRLHATYDESISRMLDVFEKVNSDIPFNGLHWFFDHAETITERNIERVKALGGGIAVQHRMAFQGEYFAERYGIEATKHTPPVAKMLSAGVPVGLGTDATRVASYNPWTALYWLVSGRTVGGMAMYDDAARIDRETALMLWTQGSSWFSSEQGKKGQIKVGQLADLAVLSEDFFSVQEERIKGIESVMTVVDGKVVYAAGSFSPLAPPAIPVLPDWSPVTTVPGHYRSAPPQGAARVGLVRQGHQCVGPCGVHKHSHDIARGSDVPVSDDNAFWGALGCSCFSF, from the coding sequence ATGAATTCAATAAATAATGTTGCTTCACTGATCCTGCTTAACGGCAAATTCCACACCGTTGACAGAGAAAAACCGCTGGCAAATGCTGTCGCAATCAAAGACGGTAAATTCCTGGCTGTCGGTACCGAAAATGAAGTGATGCAGTTTGCTGATGCGCAGACGCAGGTGGTGGATTTGCACGGACACACCGCCATTCCGGGCCTGAACGACTCGCACCTGCATCTGATCCGTGGCGGTCTGAATTACAACCTGGAATTGCGCTGGGAAGGCGTGCCTTCACTGGCCGATGCCCTGCGGATGCTGAAAGAACAGGCGCTGCGGACACCAAGCCCGCAGTGGGTGCGCGTGGTAGGAGGCTGGACTGAATTTCAGTTTGCCGAACGCCGCATGCCGACGCTGGATGAAATTAATCAGGCCGCACCCGATACGCCAGTGTTTATCCTGCATTTATATGACCGCGCATTGCTCAACCGCGCCGCGCTCAAAGTGGTCGGCTACACCAAAGACACCCCCAATCCGCCAGGCGGTGAAATTCAGCGTGACAGCAATGGTAATCCGACCGGTATGCTGATCGCCAAGCCAAACGCGATGATCTTATATTCAACGCTGGCGAAAGGACCGAAACTGCCGCTGGAACAGCAGGTGAACTCTACCCGCCAGTTTATGCGTGAACTGAACCGTCTCGGCCTCACCAGCGCGATTGATGCAGGCGGCGGCTTCCAGAATTACCCTGAGGATTATCAGATCATCGATGAGCTTCATCAGAAAAATCAACTGACGGTACGTATTGCTTACAACCTGTTTACCCAGCGTCCGCAACATGAACTGGAAGATTTCGAGCTGTGGACCGACATGCTCAAACCCGGCCAGGGCACTGATTTCTACCGTCATAACGGTGCAGGCGAAATGCTGGTATTTTCAGCCGCAGACTTTGAAGATTTCCTGCAACCGCGTCCGGATTTACCGCCGGGAACGGAGGTCGAACTTGAACGCGTGGTGCGTCATCTGGTGGAGCACCGCTGGCCGTTCCGCCTGCATGCCACGTATGACGAGTCGATCAGCCGGATGCTGGATGTCTTTGAGAAAGTGAACAGCGATATCCCGTTCAACGGGCTGCACTGGTTCTTTGACCATGCGGAAACCATCACCGAACGCAACATTGAGCGCGTCAAAGCGCTGGGCGGCGGCATTGCGGTACAGCACCGTATGGCATTCCAGGGAGAATACTTCGCTGAACGCTACGGTATCGAGGCCACCAAACATACGCCACCGGTGGCGAAAATGTTGTCCGCAGGCGTGCCGGTCGGGTTGGGCACCGACGCGACCCGTGTTGCCAGCTATAACCCATGGACGGCACTGTACTGGCTGGTTTCCGGTCGCACCGTCGGCGGCATGGCGATGTATGACGACGCCGCCCGTATTGACCGCGAAACCGCGCTGATGCTGTGGACGCAGGGCAGTTCCTGGTTCTCCAGCGAACAGGGCAAGAAAGGTCAGATCAAAGTCGGGCAACTTGCCGATCTGGCCGTTCTTTCCGAAGATTTCTTCAGCGTGCAGGAAGAACGTATCAAGGGCATCGAATCGGTGATGACCGTGGTCGATGGCAAAGTGGTTTACGCCGCAGGCAGTTTCTCGCCGCTCGCGCCGCCAGCCATCCCGGTGCTGCCGGACTGGTCGCCGGTCACCACAGTGCCTGGGCATTACCGCTCTGCGCCGCCACAAGGTGCAGCGCGCGTCGGGCTGGTTCGTCAGGGGCATCAGTGCGTCGGCCCGTGTGGCGTGCATAAACACAGCCATGATATTGCCCGTGGTTCTGATGTCCCGGTGTCCGATGACAACGCTTTCTGGGGTGCGTTAGGATGTTCGTGCTTCTCGTTCTGA
- the gcvA gene encoding transcriptional regulator GcvA — MRDLPPTATLRAFEVATRHTTFTSAAEELFITQSAVSHQLKKLEDSWGLQLFQRGKTLSLTPAGAALAPLVREFFSKLETTLADLREQKGRVRLRVSTTYSFALKWLLPRLPELARLHPEILVSLESTDKAINFASADSDVAIRFGHGNYAALHTEFMFREQLFPVASPAFLAGFGIPAEPAELLRFPLLTRDGADLVPKWDAWFKQVGVNTDVLHESVRFADTNMTIEAALLGQGIALARSGHVEKEIHDGSLVRLFDVVFPSPAAYYFVCPEGIETQPHILKFRNWLLAESQQAQRSYR, encoded by the coding sequence ATGCGTGACCTTCCCCCTACAGCCACACTTCGCGCCTTTGAAGTCGCCACCCGCCACACGACGTTTACCTCAGCCGCAGAGGAGTTGTTTATTACACAAAGTGCGGTCAGCCATCAGTTGAAAAAACTGGAAGATAGCTGGGGCCTGCAGCTTTTTCAGCGTGGTAAAACACTGAGCCTGACGCCTGCCGGTGCAGCGCTTGCCCCTCTGGTACGGGAATTCTTTAGTAAGCTTGAAACGACACTTGCCGATCTGCGTGAACAAAAAGGACGGGTGCGGCTGCGTGTCAGCACCACCTATTCTTTCGCGTTAAAGTGGCTGTTACCGCGCCTGCCGGAATTAGCACGTTTGCATCCGGAAATTCTGGTCTCGCTGGAAAGTACCGATAAAGCTATTAACTTCGCCAGCGCAGATTCCGATGTAGCGATCCGTTTCGGACACGGTAATTATGCGGCGCTGCATACAGAGTTTATGTTTCGCGAACAATTATTTCCCGTTGCCAGCCCCGCATTCTTAGCCGGTTTTGGTATACCCGCTGAACCTGCTGAACTGCTGCGTTTTCCGCTGCTGACGCGTGACGGGGCTGATCTGGTACCGAAATGGGATGCCTGGTTTAAGCAGGTCGGCGTAAATACTGATGTACTGCACGAAAGCGTGCGCTTCGCCGACACAAATATGACGATCGAAGCCGCGTTACTGGGTCAGGGCATTGCGTTAGCGCGCAGCGGTCACGTTGAAAAAGAAATCCATGATGGCAGTCTGGTCAGGCTCTTTGACGTCGTTTTCCCCTCTCCGGCCGCCTATTACTTTGTCTGTCCGGAAGGCATCGAGACACAGCCGCACATCCTGAAATTCCGTAACTGGCTGCTGGCCGAATCACAGCAGGCGCAGCGCAGTTACCGTTGA
- a CDS encoding DMT family transporter encodes MPAHIIFLTLFAALLHASWNALLRSGTDRLWSMTIMCVTIAVTCGVIALFLPLPDFASAKYAVLSGLLHVGYNLCLIRSYQSGDLGQTYPIARGSSPLMVTCGAALFAGEKIAFNTLVGIALISGGILMLAMRSRKLAIPGLKYPLATGAFIAAYSVVDGIGVRVSGNSFSYTVWMSMLWGVLMPALYIALRDTKSLLRWRPGLLSAAAGGVVSLLAYGMIIYAMVAAPMGAVSALRETSVLFAAVLGYLFLGETLTLRKMLACAVIATGTLLIG; translated from the coding sequence ATGCCCGCTCATATTATTTTTCTGACCTTATTCGCCGCCCTGCTGCACGCCAGCTGGAACGCCTTATTACGCAGCGGAACTGACCGGTTGTGGTCGATGACCATCATGTGCGTGACGATTGCCGTTACCTGCGGGGTTATCGCGCTGTTTCTGCCACTTCCTGACTTCGCGAGCGCGAAGTATGCAGTGTTATCGGGCCTGCTGCATGTCGGTTACAACCTGTGTTTAATACGCAGTTATCAAAGCGGTGATCTCGGGCAAACCTACCCGATTGCGCGCGGTTCTTCGCCGCTAATGGTGACCTGTGGCGCAGCTCTGTTCGCCGGGGAAAAGATCGCCTTCAACACCCTTGTCGGCATCGCGCTAATTTCTGGCGGTATTCTGATGCTTGCCATGAGAAGCCGTAAACTGGCGATACCGGGCCTGAAATATCCCCTGGCCACCGGCGCTTTTATCGCGGCATACAGCGTAGTGGATGGTATTGGCGTGCGTGTCTCCGGCAATTCGTTTTCCTATACCGTGTGGATGAGCATGTTATGGGGAGTACTGATGCCAGCGCTTTATATCGCCCTGCGCGACACGAAAAGTTTACTGCGCTGGCGGCCCGGTTTACTCAGTGCGGCGGCAGGGGGTGTGGTGTCGCTGCTGGCCTACGGCATGATCATTTATGCCATGGTGGCCGCCCCCATGGGCGCCGTCTCCGCGCTGCGCGAAACCAGTGTGCTGTTTGCCGCCGTTCTGGGTTATCTGTTTCTTGGTGAAACACTGACACTGAGAAAAATGCTGGCGTGTGCGGTAATTGCTACCGGCACACTGTTGATAGGTTAA
- a CDS encoding oxidoreductase has protein sequence MSDRPAIALIGPGAIGTTIAAALHEVNRTPLLCGRTAHPQLILRHDDGEVVVPGPVLINPSKVHSPCDLVFVAVKTTQVADSAGWLTALCDKNTVVCALQNGVEQKTSLEPYVNGATVLPSVVWFPAQREPDASVRLRAKPRLTLPDVPQAKRIADALSGTRCTVELSSDFLTIAWRKLLQNAVAGLMVLSNRRAGMFSRGDITQLALAYLRECLTVARAEGAVLSDNVPQEIVDGFHRAPADLGTSILADRQANRPLEWDIRNGVIQRYGLARGIPTPVSDILVPLLAAGSEGPG, from the coding sequence ATGTCTGACCGCCCTGCTATTGCTCTGATAGGTCCCGGTGCGATTGGTACGACCATCGCTGCAGCACTGCATGAAGTTAACCGCACGCCGCTGCTTTGCGGGCGCACTGCGCATCCGCAATTAATTCTGCGTCATGATGACGGCGAGGTGGTGGTGCCAGGCCCGGTATTAATCAATCCGTCGAAGGTCCACTCTCCGTGTGATCTGGTTTTTGTTGCGGTGAAAACCACACAGGTGGCTGACAGCGCCGGCTGGCTTACCGCATTGTGCGATAAAAATACCGTTGTCTGTGCACTGCAAAACGGCGTCGAACAGAAAACCTCGCTGGAACCCTACGTCAACGGAGCAACAGTACTGCCTTCCGTTGTTTGGTTTCCAGCACAACGTGAGCCGGATGCCTCTGTCCGGCTGCGCGCAAAACCGCGTCTTACGCTGCCGGATGTGCCGCAGGCAAAACGGATCGCTGATGCGCTCAGCGGCACACGTTGTACGGTTGAATTATCATCCGATTTCCTCACGATCGCATGGCGCAAATTGCTGCAAAATGCGGTCGCGGGTCTGATGGTTCTCTCTAACCGCCGTGCCGGAATGTTCTCACGCGGGGATATCACGCAACTGGCACTGGCTTATCTGCGTGAGTGTCTGACTGTCGCGCGTGCGGAAGGTGCGGTACTCAGCGATAACGTTCCGCAAGAGATCGTTGACGGTTTTCATCGTGCGCCCGCGGACCTGGGCACTTCTATTCTCGCCGACCGCCAGGCTAACCGCCCGCTGGAATGGGATATACGCAACGGTGTCATACAGCGTTACGGTCTCGCGCGGGGTATTCCTACGCCCGTTAGCGACATTCTGGTACCGCTGCTGGCGGCAGGAAGTGAGGGGCCGGGCTGA
- the chbG gene encoding chitin disaccharide deacetylase, producing the protein MDKLLIVNADDFGLCKAQNYGIIDAFNHGVVRSTTAMVNMAAAEHAAVLSKENPDLAVGMHFVLTLGRPLSSMPGLARDGELGKWIWEMAEQGTLPLDEIAQELQCQFGRFVSLFGRLPTHLDSHHHVHMFPQIFPIVEAFAKDQGIPVRIDRDEIRRGNIALCGAKSTDGFDSSFYGETVSEALFVQTLDNATQRGDRSVEIMTHPAFIDNTLLASKYCYPRLAELDVLTSASLKTAITERGFRLGSFKDL; encoded by the coding sequence ATGGATAAATTACTGATAGTGAACGCCGATGATTTCGGGCTTTGTAAAGCGCAAAACTACGGGATCATCGACGCATTCAACCACGGTGTGGTGCGGTCGACGACGGCGATGGTGAATATGGCCGCTGCAGAACATGCCGCGGTGCTCAGCAAAGAAAATCCTGATCTTGCCGTCGGCATGCATTTCGTGCTGACGCTCGGACGTCCCTTGTCATCCATGCCGGGGCTGGCCCGCGACGGTGAACTGGGAAAATGGATTTGGGAAATGGCAGAGCAGGGCACGTTACCGCTTGATGAAATCGCGCAGGAACTGCAATGCCAGTTCGGGCGTTTTGTGTCTCTGTTTGGCCGTTTGCCGACACATCTCGACAGTCATCATCATGTGCATATGTTCCCGCAGATTTTCCCGATCGTGGAAGCGTTCGCGAAAGATCAGGGCATTCCTGTACGCATCGATCGTGACGAGATCCGCCGGGGCAACATTGCGCTGTGTGGCGCGAAGAGTACCGACGGTTTCGACAGCAGTTTCTACGGAGAGACGGTTTCAGAAGCCCTGTTTGTGCAAACGCTGGACAACGCCACGCAGCGCGGTGACCGCTCGGTGGAAATCATGACCCATCCGGCGTTTATCGATAACACCCTTCTGGCGAGCAAATATTGCTATCCGCGCCTGGCGGAGCTGGATGTACTGACGTCGGCCTCGCTCAAAACTGCGATAACTGAACGCGGATTCCGGCTGGGATCGTTTAAGGATTTATAA
- a CDS encoding 6-phospho-beta-glucosidase gives MRKKLKVVTIGGGSSYTPELLEGFIKRYDELPITELWLVDVEAGKEKQDIIFNLCQRMVERAGVPIVMHKTLDRREALVDADFVTTQLRVGQLKARELDERIPLSHGYLGQETNGAGGLFKGLRTIPVIFDIIKAVEEICPDAWVINFTNPAGMVTEAVFRHTRFKKFIGVCNIPVGMKMFIQDVLQLTPQDDLSIDLFGLNHMVFIKDVLVNGESRFAELLDGVASGTLTAGSVKNIFDLPFSESLIRSLNLLPCSYLLYYFKQKEMLAIEMGEFYKGGARATVVQKVEKQLFDLYKNPDLNVKPKELELRGGAYYSDAACEVISAIYNDKQTEQYVNFPHNGHIDNIPSDWAVEMTCTIGRDGAKPHPRITHFDEKVLGLIYTIKGFEIAASNAALSGEFNDVLLAMNLSPLIHSDKDAEILAREMLLAHEKLLPNFANTIAALK, from the coding sequence ATGCGTAAAAAACTGAAAGTCGTCACAATTGGTGGCGGAAGTAGTTATACCCCGGAATTACTGGAAGGCTTTATTAAACGCTACGATGAATTGCCTATTACCGAGTTATGGCTGGTCGATGTGGAAGCCGGAAAAGAGAAACAGGATATTATTTTCAATCTTTGCCAGCGTATGGTGGAACGTGCAGGTGTGCCGATTGTAATGCATAAAACGCTGGATCGCCGCGAAGCCTTGGTGGATGCCGATTTTGTCACCACGCAACTGCGTGTTGGCCAGCTCAAAGCACGCGAACTGGACGAACGTATTCCGCTCAGCCACGGTTATCTCGGGCAGGAAACCAACGGCGCTGGTGGCCTGTTCAAAGGCTTGCGTACCATTCCGGTGATTTTTGACATCATTAAAGCTGTCGAAGAGATCTGCCCGGACGCCTGGGTGATTAACTTCACCAACCCGGCCGGAATGGTAACGGAAGCGGTATTCCGGCACACCAGATTCAAGAAATTCATCGGCGTGTGTAACATCCCGGTTGGCATGAAAATGTTCATTCAGGATGTGCTGCAACTGACCCCGCAGGACGATTTATCCATCGACCTGTTTGGCCTGAACCACATGGTGTTCATTAAAGATGTTCTGGTCAACGGCGAATCACGTTTCGCCGAACTGCTCGACGGCGTCGCGTCCGGCACACTGACCGCCGGTTCGGTGAAAAACATCTTTGATTTACCGTTCAGCGAAAGCCTGATCCGCTCCCTGAATTTGCTGCCGTGTTCTTATCTGCTGTATTACTTTAAGCAGAAAGAGATGCTGGCGATTGAGATGGGGGAATTCTACAAAGGCGGTGCGCGCGCTACGGTGGTACAGAAGGTTGAAAAGCAGCTGTTCGATCTGTACAAAAACCCTGATCTGAACGTCAAACCGAAAGAACTGGAATTGCGCGGCGGGGCCTATTATTCCGATGCCGCCTGCGAAGTGATCAGCGCAATTTACAACGACAAACAAACCGAGCAGTACGTCAATTTCCCGCATAACGGCCATATTGATAACATCCCGTCTGACTGGGCGGTGGAAATGACGTGCACCATCGGGCGTGACGGCGCAAAACCACACCCGCGTATCACGCATTTCGACGAAAAAGTGCTTGGCCTGATATACACCATCAAAGGCTTTGAGATTGCCGCCAGCAATGCCGCACTGAGCGGTGAATTCAATGATGTTCTGCTGGCGATGAACCTCAGCCCGCTGATCCATTCCGATAAAGATGCTGAGATACTGGCGCGCGAAATGTTGCTGGCACATGAAAAACTACTGCCAAATTTTGCTAACACCATTGCTGCGCTGAAATAA
- the chbR gene encoding transcriptional regulator ChbR, translated as MQPPVLSMEIKTARENQLFDGQNFHMFIYNKVESISGLHEHDYYEFTVVLTGRYYQNVNGKRVLLERGDFVFIPLGSHHQSFYEFGATRILNVGISKAFFEQHYLSLLPSRFVASQVYQIKTEFLAYIESVIASLNFRNGEFNEFLEMVTFYIVNRLRHHRESEITTDAPGWLKNTIEKMHDKAQFSDKALTNMVALSGKSQEYLSRATQRHYGKTPMQIINEIRIDFAKKQLEITNYSVTDIAFESGYSSPSMFIKNFKKLTSFTPNHYRKKLCSIN; from the coding sequence ATGCAGCCACCGGTACTGAGCATGGAAATCAAGACAGCGCGCGAAAATCAACTCTTCGACGGTCAGAATTTCCACATGTTCATCTACAACAAAGTAGAAAGCATTTCCGGGCTGCATGAACATGATTACTACGAATTTACAGTGGTGCTGACCGGCCGGTATTACCAGAACGTCAATGGTAAACGGGTGTTGTTAGAACGCGGCGATTTTGTCTTTATCCCTCTGGGATCCCATCACCAAAGTTTCTATGAATTCGGTGCGACGCGGATATTAAATGTCGGGATCAGCAAAGCGTTCTTCGAGCAACACTATTTATCTTTACTGCCATCCCGTTTTGTGGCGTCACAGGTTTATCAGATCAAGACTGAATTTCTGGCTTATATAGAATCTGTGATCGCTTCTCTTAATTTCAGGAACGGGGAATTTAATGAGTTTCTGGAAATGGTGACGTTTTATATTGTGAACCGTTTACGCCATCACAGAGAATCAGAAATCACGACAGATGCGCCAGGCTGGCTTAAAAATACCATCGAAAAGATGCACGACAAAGCACAGTTTAGTGACAAAGCATTAACGAATATGGTGGCCCTTTCCGGCAAATCACAGGAATATCTCAGCCGTGCCACGCAGCGACATTATGGCAAAACACCGATGCAGATTATTAATGAAATCCGTATTGATTTTGCCAAAAAACAGCTGGAGATCACCAATTATTCGGTCACGGACATCGCGTTTGAATCCGGTTACAGCAGCCCGAGTATGTTTATTAAAAACTTTAAAAAGCTAACTTCTTTTACCCCCAATCATTACCGAAAGAAGTTATGCAGTATTAATTAA
- the chbA gene encoding PTS N,N'-diacetylchitobiose transporter subunit IIA, protein MMDLDSIVETESEMQDLEEVVMGLIINSGQARSLAYAALKKAKEGDFEQARSVMAQSKMALNEAHLVQTQLIEGDQGEGKTKVSLVLVHAQDHLMTSMLARELIAELIELHEKIK, encoded by the coding sequence ATGATGGATTTAGACAGCATTGTTGAAACTGAAAGCGAAATGCAGGATCTCGAAGAAGTGGTGATGGGGTTGATCATCAACTCCGGACAAGCACGCAGCCTGGCTTACGCGGCGCTCAAAAAAGCCAAAGAAGGTGATTTTGAGCAGGCGCGTTCGGTGATGGCGCAGTCAAAAATGGCGCTGAATGAAGCGCATCTGGTGCAGACTCAACTGATTGAAGGCGATCAGGGCGAAGGAAAAACCAAAGTCAGCCTGGTGCTGGTGCATGCACAAGATCACCTGATGACGTCAATGCTGGCCCGCGAACTGATTGCGGAACTCATTGAGCTTCATGAAAAAATAAAATAA